In Flavobacterium lacustre, a genomic segment contains:
- the tgt gene encoding tRNA guanosine(34) transglycosylase Tgt, with the protein MKFDLLQKDPQSKARAGSITTDHGVIETPIFMPVGTVASVKGVHQRELKDDINPDIILGNTYHLYLRPQTEILEKAGGLHKFMNWDRNILTDSGGYQVYSLSANRKIKEEGVKFKSHIDGSYHFFTPENVMEIQRTIGADIIMAFDECTPYPCDYRYAQRSMHMTHRWLDRCISHLDKVPMKYGYEQTFFPIVQGSTYKDLRRQSAEYIANSGQQGNAIGGLSVGEPAEEMYAMTEVVCEILPEDKPRYLMGVGTPINILENIALGIDMFDCVMPTRNARNGMLFTANGSINIKNKKWEADFSPIDEMGITFVDTEYTKAYLRHLFAANEYLGKQIATIHNLGFYMWLVREARKHILAGDFRPWKEMMVKNMSQRL; encoded by the coding sequence ATGAAGTTTGATTTATTACAAAAAGATCCGCAGTCAAAAGCTAGAGCGGGAAGTATTACCACAGATCACGGTGTGATTGAAACTCCAATTTTTATGCCTGTAGGGACCGTAGCCTCTGTAAAAGGAGTGCATCAGCGGGAGCTAAAAGACGATATCAATCCAGATATTATTCTGGGAAACACCTATCATTTATACTTACGCCCTCAAACCGAAATCCTCGAAAAAGCCGGTGGTTTGCACAAATTCATGAATTGGGATCGCAATATCTTGACTGATTCCGGAGGTTATCAAGTATACTCTCTTTCGGCCAATAGAAAAATCAAGGAAGAAGGAGTGAAGTTCAAATCGCATATCGATGGTTCGTATCATTTTTTTACGCCAGAGAATGTAATGGAAATTCAACGTACAATTGGCGCTGATATCATCATGGCTTTTGACGAATGTACGCCATATCCTTGTGATTATCGGTATGCACAACGCTCGATGCATATGACACACCGTTGGCTGGATCGTTGTATCAGTCATTTGGATAAAGTGCCAATGAAATATGGTTATGAACAAACATTTTTTCCTATTGTTCAAGGAAGTACTTATAAAGATTTACGTAGACAATCGGCAGAATATATTGCTAATTCTGGACAGCAGGGAAATGCCATTGGCGGACTTTCTGTTGGAGAACCTGCCGAGGAAATGTATGCGATGACCGAAGTGGTTTGCGAAATTCTTCCGGAAGACAAGCCTCGTTATTTGATGGGAGTTGGGACGCCAATAAACATTCTCGAAAATATTGCACTTGGAATTGATATGTTCGATTGTGTGATGCCTACTAGAAATGCCAGAAACGGAATGCTTTTTACTGCAAATGGTTCTATTAACATCAAAAACAAAAAGTGGGAAGCTGATTTTTCTCCAATAGACGAAATGGGAATCACTTTCGTGGACACGGAATATACAAAAGCATATCTACGTCACTTGTTTGCTGCCAATGAATATTTGGGGAAACAAATTGCCACTATTCATAATCTTGGGTTTTATATGTGGTTGGTTCGTGAAGCCAGAAAACATATCTTAGCAGGAGATTTCAGACCTTGGAAAGAAATGATGGTGAAAAATATGAGTCAGAGATTATAA
- a CDS encoding glycosyltransferase family 9 protein, giving the protein MSTLKKINVVRRALMQGLTKNIGNTNSTKNIKLTDKTTIKKVLISRPNQRLGNLLLITPLIQEVTNTFPGCKIDLFVKGTIAPIVFENYENINNVVELPKKPFKETLNYIKVWIKLKKQHYDIAINVDKNSSSGRLSVQFANATYKFFGEASEDIESKYKDYEHIAKYPIYNFRSFLTQLGLDKNESPIPSLDLKLSNSEIANGQKLLKDIVNNEKKTICIFTYATGDKCYSETWWEVFYERLKAEYQNNYNIIEVLPVENISKIGFKAPTFYSKDVREIGSLIANSVLFIGADSGIMHLSSASKTPTVGLFSKDNIRKYEPYNNNSVAINTNDSTVDDWIKVINKILS; this is encoded by the coding sequence ATGAGTACTTTAAAAAAAATAAATGTAGTAAGAAGAGCATTAATGCAAGGTCTTACTAAAAACATTGGTAACACAAACTCAACAAAAAATATTAAATTAACAGATAAAACTACTATTAAAAAAGTTTTAATCAGCAGACCAAATCAAAGGCTGGGTAATTTATTATTGATTACACCATTAATTCAAGAAGTTACAAACACTTTTCCAGGATGCAAAATTGACTTGTTCGTAAAAGGAACGATTGCTCCTATTGTGTTTGAAAATTATGAAAACATAAATAACGTGGTTGAATTGCCTAAAAAACCTTTTAAAGAAACCCTGAATTATATTAAAGTCTGGATAAAACTAAAAAAACAACACTACGACATTGCAATTAACGTAGATAAAAATTCTTCGTCAGGGAGATTATCAGTACAATTTGCCAATGCGACCTACAAGTTTTTTGGCGAGGCAAGCGAAGATATTGAATCAAAATACAAAGATTACGAACACATTGCAAAATATCCTATCTACAACTTCAGAAGCTTTTTGACGCAGTTAGGTCTAGATAAAAACGAAAGTCCAATTCCATCTTTGGATCTCAAATTAAGCAATTCCGAAATCGCTAATGGTCAAAAATTATTAAAAGACATCGTCAACAACGAAAAAAAGACCATTTGTATCTTTACTTATGCAACCGGTGACAAATGTTATTCAGAAACTTGGTGGGAAGTATTTTATGAAAGACTAAAAGCAGAATATCAAAATAATTATAATATCATCGAAGTTTTACCTGTTGAAAATATTTCTAAAATTGGATTTAAAGCGCCCACTTTTTACAGCAAAGATGTTCGTGAAATTGGCTCTTTAATTGCTAACAGCGTTTTATTTATTGGTGCAGATAGCGGCATCATGCATTTGTCCAGCGCTTCAAAAACGCCTACTGTCGGACTGTTTTCTAAAGATAATATCAGAAAATACGAACCTTATAACAACAATAGTGTAGCTATAAACACTAACGATTCTACAGTTGACGATTGGATTAAAGTGATAAATAAAATT